DNA sequence from the Tachysurus fulvidraco isolate hzauxx_2018 chromosome 1, HZAU_PFXX_2.0, whole genome shotgun sequence genome:
cgtttcaaataaatgaataaaagcgGTTACGTAACGTCTTGGGGtgctcattaatatgcaaatgagccccacccccacccccactcaTCCCACTGACTCCGGTCTACTGCCAAATGTCATTACGTAACGTCATGTAACTAGCTGTTTAGTTAACCCTGAGTAAAACTAGTTAGGTCTAGTTATCAGCAGCCAAACAAATTTCTGCcagtttttgctcatttgcatattgaaTGTGATTGGTCTAAAGTTTATTTAGTGATGTCACAGGCTCTCCAGAGTATGGTGGAAGCCTGGCTCAGCTCCTGCCTTGCTGCTGGGGTGGATGTTCTGCTCGTTCTCTGCAGGAAGCACCACAGCAGACCCACTCACACGGTTGGGGATGTAGAAGGACTGCGGAGGCTCCGTGATGCTGCGGTGCTGCTGGAGTCGATCCGAGGTGGAGCAGCTGTTGCAGCCTGCGATGGAGCAGAGAGACTCCTGTGAGGGGCTGCAGATGATGGGGCCCATCTCCTTCTTCTCGCACTGTGACGTCTCCTCCACCGGACACTTCAGAGGCTCCTCGCCGGACCACTCTTTTAGTTTCAGCTTGTCCATCATCTCGGCCAGGTCCGTCACCGAGGTGACGTCGACGTGTTTGAACCCCGGAGTTTGTGACGTATCTCCTACATGCAACTGCTGTTCTTCAGAGGATCGAGGTTCCAGAGCAGATTCTGGAGCTTCAGTTTCACATTTGCTCATTTCATGCTCAAGCTTCAGGTCTCTTCCTCCAGAGCGAGTTATCTTGGCAGTAGACCTTTTGAAGATGGGCCTCTGTCTGAAGGTGAGGTCTGGGTAATCCTTCTGCATCTCCAGGATGGACTTATCTTCACTCAGGAACGTTCCATGCTCCGAGTTTTCATGCTCGTTTACTTCCTGGTCTAAAGGTTTCAGATTCGGTTCTGGATGTAACGAGAAGTCGTCTCTGTTTGCTCCGTCGTTCTTCAGAACTCCGTTTGTAGAGTTATCGAGCTCCGGTTCCTCCTGAAGCGCTGCAGCAGAACCTCGGCTCCGGATGATCCTCAGACATTCTGCATGAGACGTCTGGCTTGTCATCTGAGTCAGACGTTCGCATTCGACTCGGGCCAGAAACAGCTCTATGCCCATTGCTTTAGCGTGGTTTGGGTCGGCGCTGTCGGAGAGCCTGTACTCGGTGTCGGTTTCAGAGTCGTAGCCGATGTGGTGGAGAACGATCTGAATCGTCTGCGGCGGCAGAACCGATTTGATGTTGTAAACAAAATGACCAGTAAATTTCTACAAGACATAAATCTTCCGTTAAACTCGACACTTCAGCATCCAGCAttgaaaacacacaatacacacatcaccatgggtgtggcctaaatgATGAAGGCGGAGCTTCACAATAGAAGAGTTTGGGTTTATTTGGATTATTTATCTGATGAATCATTATCAATaataagattattttattttcattgtatttatttcatgtaaGAAATATAAAGTGTTTAAACAGAATTATTATTTGGTATCAGATCCGTCACTTCattataatatgtttattaataaaatgactGAATCTTACAGAACTGATCGGTTTCCGGTCAGaagatttttaatcatttattacattatggtatttattcttattttatattctaattAACATACCATAAGAAACAGGAATATTAACtgacaattatttatttgacatgTTTACATAAAAGCAGAAGTCTGAAGATCCTGTAAAGTCATTGCAGTGAAAaactaattattaaatattaaaacacaactgacagagaaacaggaagtgtgtgtgtgtgtgtgtgtgtgtgtgtgtgtgtgtgtgtgacatgtttCTCTCACCTTCAGCGTTTTAAACTCTTTTTTCCAGGGAAAGAGGAACAGGTTGATGCAGAACAGCTCGAGAACCTCGAAGGCTCTGCTGAGGCGCCGGagcacactgctgctgctgttggggTCGGTGCTGATGATGTCGCTGACAGTGGGGTAAAATGGCAGGAGTGTGAACGTGGAAGCTTCTTGACTCTGAGTTATCAGCAGCTGCTTGGCTTCTTCCACCAGCTGTGCTTcctcacacaccttcacaccacCTTCTCTCCACACACGGCTGCAGAAAGTCACGTAGCGCTCCAGGACGTCCTCACATCCTGCTGGAACCGCTTCACCTCCAGCAGTGTTGGTCATGATGTGTGTTTCCCTCTCATGTGTGTGAAGCGACAGCAGAGACCTGAGAACCAGGAAGTGAAAGTAAACAGGACGACAGCAAGGCAAAAAGTTTGGGCTTTAAGATAGAAAGTAAAAAGTTTATTTTCCTCAATCCACATATCTGAATGTTTAACCACACAGAAGGATACtcaccaaataataataatataataataatgatcactCCTGCAGGTTAGTGCACTTCCTGCTCCTGCATgtgtccatcatcatcatcatcatcatcatcatcatcatcatcaataaagagCATAACATGAGCTATATGTTTCTTCCCTTAGACCACAGTGAAGCCTTCTATCTCCTCTCCTGAGTTCCTCCTGAGTTCCTCCTGAGTTCCTCCTGAGCTCCTCCTGAGCTCCTCTCTGACACACAGCTCTACACCCGGAAGTAACACAACATTCAGTTTATGAGcacaaataaagattttattagctttaataaatgacacactttctttctttcgctgttttatttaaaaaccgcTCATATTAAAAACAGGCTGTGAATCAATGTGATGtgaacttcatttaaaaaacacgTGTTTATTATCGCGTTCTTCACAAAACACTACGTTACCCAGAATTCCACACAACTCCACCAATCAGAGACGTCCCTGTTAGCACGTGCAGGTTGTAGCGCTCCACGTGTTTGTACTTTCCGCTGACGTCATGACCGAATTTAATGTTGTTATCTTTCTTCTGCAGCAGTTTGATGAGCTCCCTGTTAGCGTTAGCATGTGGCTAATATTCACTAATGACAGATTAATCAGTTTGTGTTCGTTATAAATCTCTAatagaacaaataaaatacCTTCGTGTGTATTTCGGCACAAAGGAGCTGCTGCTGTAAGGGTTTAGTGTGGATGTTAACTGTTCCAtctattaatgtgtgtgtgtgtgtgtgtgtgtgtgtgagtgtgtgtgtgtgtgtgtgtgagtgtgtgtgtgtgtgtgagagagagagattatgactgctggtgtttattgtaagtgtttgttacctttttggacccctttatcatgtgtaatgttgctcccatataaaacagttcagcacaaacacagacatgtttagggacatgattgaggacaatgtcccgtcaggagacatgattgaggacattgtcccgtccagagacaagctgtttcgtgttgagctTTTGTTCAAACCCGCCATCGAAAGTACTCTCTCGGCATCCGTATTAGAATGTGAAAGCACTAAAACCAAGGctgcttgttctgagcaggtgttgtcagtgcggggcccctggcaccatctcagggcccacAACGGCCGTGTCATCGGCGAGCTTGATGATATAGTTCGATCTATGCATtactgcacagtcgtgagtcagcaaggtgaacagcagtggactgaacacacagccctgagggtcTCCTgtactcagtgtggtggtgctggagatgctgttcctgatccggactgactgacgtctcccagtcaggaagtccaggatccagttacaggtggaggtgttcagtcccagcagctcagcttctcaatcaggtgctgagggatgattgtgttgaaagCTGAACTAAAgactatgaacagcattcgtacataagtgtctttattgtacAGTTGGGTGAGGGCTAAACGAAGGGCCGTGACAATGACATACAATAATACTttattacattaacacattttttCACCCAACCCCGATATCCCTTTCAAACTCCCATTCTTTTCCCAACTCATATATCTTTCCTTTAAATATTTACCTTTGTAGTGATATTTTTACACATCATTATGGCATTAATCCAATGTGCATTTTCCCATTAAAAATATGGTTGATTTTAATCCAGTGTGTCCTAgtcttaatcttaatcttaatcttaatcttaatcttaatcttaaaaTCACTTTTCCTCTTCTACATTTCCCTTTAATTGCCTTGACCTTGATTGCCCTTTGGTATCTATATCCCATTTTTTCTGCCATGTTTCCTCTattgctgtttttattaatgactcGGACTCTTCTTTCCCAAATGGGATTTTCACCAAACCCCTTCTTTCGTTTCCGGGATTATAAACGACATAATGACGTAATGACGCACGTTATATGCCCTGCACAAACAGCACATAACCGCCAGAGGGCGCTGTAATCCAAAACTTTACCAAGTAGCGTCACATTTGTTTCATTAAACATGATGAGTAACATTGAATAATTAATCa
Encoded proteins:
- the si:ch211-189a15.5 gene encoding uncharacterized protein si:ch211-189a15.5 produces the protein MTNTAGGEAVPAGCEDVLERYVTFCSRVWREGGVKVCEEAQLVEEAKQLLITQSQEASTFTLLPFYPTVSDIISTDPNSSSSVLRRLSRAFEVLELFCINLFLFPWKKEFKTLKKFTGHFVYNIKSVLPPQTIQIVLHHIGYDSETDTEYRLSDSADPNHAKAMGIELFLARVECERLTQMTSQTSHAECLRIIRSRGSAAALQEEPELDNSTNGVLKNDGANRDDFSLHPEPNLKPLDQEVNEHENSEHGTFLSEDKSILEMQKDYPDLTFRQRPIFKRSTAKITRSGGRDLKLEHEMSKCETEAPESALEPRSSEEQQLHVGDTSQTPGFKHVDVTSVTDLAEMMDKLKLKEWSGEEPLKCPVEETSQCEKKEMGPIICSPSQESLCSIAGCNSCSTSDRLQQHRSITEPPQSFYIPNRVSGSAVVLPAENEQNIHPSSKAGAEPGFHHTLESL